The Salmo salar chromosome ssa19, Ssal_v3.1, whole genome shotgun sequence DNA window gtaaaaatataatttaatcgtattattgtagtagaaagtgattggttagaagaagcctacataaccaacgaATAAAGTAAAATGGAACATCCatgtatggccagctatgtaaatatatatatttttatcctgcaatagatgttgttTAATTGgtgacatacatttttgtcttcttctaatgcctcttaaggggaaagtaatctaaaagtaactaaatgtaatcagattacattactgagtttgggtaatcgaaaagttacgttactgattacaattttggacaggtaactagtaactgtaacagattacatttagaaagtaacctacccaaccatgAATCTATGTTTATTTTAATATGAAATACTGTATACTAATATAATAAAAAGCTGTGTGTGCTTCTATAACCTTGTAATAACATCTTGATAGGTACCAACAACCCCACTAAATGATACAATGAAAACCATTACTATACGTACAGGAAATACATACTACCATAGAGAAAATCACAAAGCCATCCCAAACTGTAATAGCCTTTTATTCTATGGTATTTGACCTGGTCTAGAGGTCCATAGGGAGATAGACAGGCCCACTGccacatgtttggtgtgacaGGGGCAGTAGGTCCCATAGTTAAAACACTTGAGTAAAAAAAACAGGGAATCTGTTTAAATCCAAAACTCACATTCTTGTGGAAAAGCTGCTTTGTTTTCTGTGTCATTCATAATATTCAGCCATAAGTAGACAATATGTGACCAACTGGGTCATGAACACCAAGTCAAATGTATTTGCTTTGTTGATAATCTCCAGTCCAACTGgactttaaaaaaatgtgtcattCACATCCAACATGGTGAATACCCAAATCGTAACCCAATTTCACAACCCTTTACCCAATGTATCAGGTTATTTTCCATATTTTTCTTTGTTTTGATAGTCTCAAGCGGAGGGGTTGtagatggtttgtagatgttcaataactgtcaacaacatttcaactaactatccactaaccctagacctaaacttaaccctttccctaacctttattctaaacctaaacataaccttagcaagcagttgcttatcaacagatattttgttgatagtatgaccatctgtagagcatctataCGGGATTATCCTGATAAAGTGTGACTCCATTATGTCCCTTGTTCTATCTTTAAGAAGGAAACAATCAACACAGTGCCAGACGTTTCTAATATTGATCTATGGAAGGATTTGGTTATTCTATAAGCCAATGGTAAAATTGTTGATAGCCTTGCATTATTTCAATACACCAAACAATCACGTGCATGAATTCTCCAACTGGAGTTGTGCTACCCAGTTCCATGCTATTTGCTTCATCCGATAAtgtccccctattccctacatagaagcccattgggctctgggcaaaagtagtccactaaatagggaatagggggccgttTGGGATGCATACATTGTCTCAGGCCTGTGGTCTCTGAACCGTGGAGAAGCATGATGTTCTGGGCAGCTCTCCCTGTACTGGCTGGACACCAATCCATCACAAGACCATTACCCagatctgtgtctgtctgtctgtgaagagGCCTGACAGTCCATCTGATACTACTTGGCTAGGATATTAGCTAGTCTCAGGATCAACCCAAAGACTGTGTGTCTATGTTCTACTGGCACCGTattccttatgggccctggtagaaagtagtgcactatacaggggatATGGTACCATTTAGGATGCAGCTGTGTATCTCAGGATAGACAACACAAGCATGTTGACAGATGTGATCTGGTCTGGGTCCATGTCTTACTGTTTTGAGGCCAGCCAAGAGACATAGCGTTGTAGTGGGTATACACACACCCTACTTCCGACTGGCCAGACATGTTAATAGGCACCTGTCCATGATAGAGTGTGCCTGGTTGATGGAGCCAATAGCCAATAGAGAACAGACAATATTGACCAGACAAGACCTAAAAAGTAGCATTCTGTCAGAGTACGTTTCCCTTGCTCATCCTGAGACTGTGGCTATGCGTTTGGGAGGAGTGGGGCTGGAGGTAGGAGGTAGGGGCATATGGAATGGGGCTGGAGTGAGGCTGGGGGTATAAGTTGGGCTGGAGTGAGGCCTGGGGTATAAGTTGGGCTGGAGTGAGGCCGGGGGTAGGGGGTATAAGTTGGGCTGGAGTGAGGCTGAGGGTATAAGTTGGGCTGGAGTGAGGCTGGGGGTATAAATTGGGCTGGAGTGAGGCCGGGGGTTGGGGGTATAAGTTGGGCTGGAGTGAGGCTGGGGGTATAAGTTGGGCTGGAGTGAGGCTGGGGGTATAAGTTGGGCTGGAGTGACGTGGGGGTAGGGGGTATAAGTTGGGCTGGAGTGAGGCTGGGGGTATAAGTTGGGCTGGAGTGAGGCTGGGGGTATAAGTTGGGCTGGAGTGAGGCCGGGGGTAGGGGGTATAAGTTGGGCTGGAGTGAGGCTGGGGGTATAAGTTGGGCTGGAGTGAGGCTGGGGGTATAAGTTGGGCTGGAGTGACGTGGGGGTAGGGGGTATAAGTTGGGCTGGAGTGAGGCTGGGGGTATAAGTTGGGCTGGAGTGAGGCTGGGGGTATAAGTTGGGCTGGAGTGAGGCcgggggtaggggggtataagTTGGGCTGGAGTGAGGCTGGGGGTATAAGTTGGGCTGGAGTGAGGCCGGGTGTAGGGGGTATAAGTTGGGCTGGAGTGAGGCTGGGGTTATAAGTTGGGCTGGAGTGAGGCCGGGGTAGGGGGGTATAAGTTGGGCTGGAGTGAGGCTGGGGGTATAAGTTGGGCTGGAGTGAGGCCGGGTGTGGGGGTATAAGTTGGGCTGGAGTGAGGCTGGGGGTATAAGTTGGGCTGGAGTGAGGCCGGGTGTAGGGGGGTATAAGTTGGGCTGGAGTGAGGCTGGGGGTATAAGTTGGGCTGGAGTGAAGCTGGGGGTATAAGTTGGGCTGGAGTGAGGCTGGGGGTATAAGTTGGGCTGGAGTGAGGCTGGGGGTAGGGGGTATAAGTTGGGCTGGAGTGAGGCTGGGCGTATAAGTTGGGCTGGAGTGAAGCTGGGGGTATAAGTTGGGCTGGAGTGAGGCTGGGGGTATAAGTTGGGCTGGAGTGAGGCCAGGGGTAGGGGGTATAAGTTGGGCTGGAGTGAGTCTGGGGGTATAAGTTGGGCTGGAGTGAAGCTGGGGGTATAAGTTGGGCTGGAGTGAGGCTGGGGGTATAAGTTGGCCTGGAGTGAGGCCGGGGTAGGGGGTATAAGTTGGGCTGGAGTGAGTCTGGGGGTATAAGTTGGGCTGGAGTGAGGCTGGGGGTATAAGTTGGCCTGGAGTGAGGCcgggggtaggggggtataagTTGGGCTGGAGTGAGGCTGGGGGTATAAGTTGGTCTGGAGTGAGGCTGGGGGTAGGGGGTATGTAACCTGCCTGTGTCCTTCCTGTGAGGTCATGTGAGCAGCCGGCCAACTGGATCAGATGAAAGGTCTCAGTGGGGGGTGTCAGGTGAGAGGCAGCACTAtctgacagctctctctctctttctccctctctgtctctctctctctttctttcattcactcgctctctctctttctctctctcactcactagctctctccccgctctctctctccgtctctctccctctctctcccttgctctctcgatgtctctgtctctctctttctacctctccctcagTCAGCTACAGTATAATTGACCAGCCCAGTAGGATTTCTGGAACTCTCCTGAAAAGAGAAAAGTCTGATATTTCTGGAGAATATGATTCGGTCTGTCAGGGTTTTACATGGAGAACAAGAGTGAAAATGAAGCATGCATTGCTCATGCATGATGTGATGCTTATATCTACAGAAAAGATCTAATAATGTAATAAAGTGAGGTGGTAACCGGTGGGTTGCTTGTATCAAATCCtgtggcagccccccacacctctccaaAAAAAACGGTATATGTAAGTGTATATACATGTGTCTttctgaggggttgggttaatAAAGTGATCTCAATCTTAAAATATGACTTTGTTTGCTCTAATAAACTAATATTGTCTCCTATGTGAACACAACCAACACTAACTGCAGCAGGTGACCAGAGCAGAACAATATTCTATGTGGGACAGGGCAGACAGTCCACAAGACAATGTCCAACACTGAGAATTGCTCACATGCCTAATTCTCTCTCACCCCAATGACATTCCGTTAATTCCCGGGACATTTCCAGAAAGTCGAAGCCGTTTTTTTAtcttactttttttttctttttttttaatatacGTGGACGTGCGCTCAGGGAAGACTTCACATCAGTTTTGCAAAACTGATGGGTGGATCCCAATGAGAATTTCTAGCCCGGTGATTTGCTAATCGGGGGCTTTTCCCCTTGTCATTTCGCTGTAACCGTGGGTTTGGTTTGTGGTGCTTGCCCAGCCCTCCTGTCGGTGTGGCTCCTAGGGTATCGAGTGCTCTCTGGGAGTTTTGATTAAAGCCCAAATACCTTCAGTCAGAAGGCTGGGCACTGGAAAAGAAGTCCGTATAGGGGCCTGGAGTGGCTGAGAGAAGAGGCTAAACACTTACTTATGGCTGCTTAGTGTAATTATCCATCACATTTGGGGTTGTGGAAGGGAAGTAATTTAAAATCAGTTGAAGTCAAGTTTTGTTCACTTTTGTGGGCGCCGACCATGGAGATGCAAAGGTGGTCCACAAGGTGGAAAACGAAAAGGTGGCTTATGGATTCCACTGTAACCGCATTCATCACTTTAACCCTGGTTCTGCAGGCTACACATGTCAGAGCAGGTAAGAATACTTTTTAGGATCCAAAAAAGTGTGTGTAAAAGTACTAGAAAGTAGGGACTGTCATTCAACCGCGGCAGAAAACTTGGGTCTGGTCGGAAAACATGATGGAGAGACCAGGGAAGACAAACGGGTCGGGTTTTACCAACTGTATTTTCAATGAGCAACGCAACTAGATGTGAGAGGAAAGGTAGGAAAGAGATTGACCCTATATGATTCAGTCAAGCGGTCTGTGGATGTATAGCTACCAATTAACTCAAGGCAAGTTACAATTGCACCAAAGTGCCCCTCCTCACAAAGTAAAGCGaatcacatattttattgaacattTAAGTTCAAAGATATAGACCCAAATATACGTTGCATACTATTTACATTGGTTCCAAATAGATGTAGGTATCACTGTCAAGTGTTTCAAAGGGTTATGACGATTTgtgtttattttacatttattgaAATGCATTGTAACTAATATACCCTCTACTTATTTTTCCACCACATTTTTATGCATGATTAAATAGCCTTTTATAACCACCATAAAGTTGAAACAGTTACCTCAATTATGCACAATGTTCATTTGGTGCGCGTGCTTTTCTTTTCTGGTACTTCGCTTAGTTTCGTTGTGAAGGAGCCGTTAAAGAATTTGTCTAGCACCCCATTTAGAGACAGCTTTAGAGATTTATGCTGAAAAAAAACTCGTTAGAATTAGTGGTCCGTTAGGTGTGTGTGGAATTCCGCACGGCTTGAGATTGCAGCCTCACAGTTTGTTAACTAATTATGCAGCCAGAGGAGAGGTGTCTGTCAATTGTATTCATGGCTCCGGGGCACGGGAAATGTCAAGACCTGAGTCCGGAGTAGGCTATCCGAATCTCTCTAAAGGACCCGGTATCATTTAATATAGTCCTTATTAGATATTGTCAGTGGTCACATTGCTGTTTTATAATTCGTTAAAACAGTAATGGTCCATTTAGATCCTTTATACTGCGCACATTATAGCCTAGGTATTGAATTCTATTTCATCTGGGCCCATTTTTTTCAACAATTATCTATGTGGATTTCGCCTATCATATAGGATTAAATGTATAGAAAGAATGAATAGAATGGATGAATCA harbors:
- the LOC123729047 gene encoding extensin-like, with the translated sequence MTSQEGHRQVTYPLPPASLQTNLYPQPHSSPTYTPLPPASLQANLYPQPHSSPTYTPRLTPAQLIPPTPASLQANLYPQPHSSPTYTPSFTPAQLIPPDSLQPNLYPLPLASLQPNLYPQPHSSPTYTPSFTPAQLIRPASLQPNLYPLPPASLQPNLYPQPHSSPTYTPSFTPAQLIPPASLQPNLYPPTPGLTPAQLIPPASLQPNLYPHTRPHSSPTYTPSLTPAQLIPPYPGLTPAQLITPASLQPNLYPLHPASLQPNLYPQPHSSPTYTPLPPASLQPNLYPQPHSSPTYTPSLTPAQLIPPTPTSLQPNLYPQPHSSPTYTPSLTPAQLIPPTPGLTPAQLIPPASLQPNLYPQPHSSPTYTPYPHVTPAQLIPPASLQPNLYPQPHSSPTYTPNPRPHSSPIYTPSLTPAQLIPSASLQPNLYPLPPASLQPNLYPRPHSSPTYTPSLTPAPFHMPLPPTSSPTPPKRIATVSG